The following proteins come from a genomic window of Miscanthus floridulus cultivar M001 chromosome 2, ASM1932011v1, whole genome shotgun sequence:
- the LOC136540370 gene encoding mitogen-activated protein kinase kinase 9-like, which translates to MALVRQRRQLPHLTLPLDHFALRLPPQPQPTAAPSTSTSTSDARLSDYERLSVLGHGNGGTVYKARHRRSAQPVALKLFADGDTSAAREAEILMLAADAPHVVRLHAVIPSASAAAAGEAPAALALELMPGGSLSGLLRRLGRPMGERPIAAVARQALLGLAALHALRVVHRDLKPSNLLVGAGGEVKIADFGAGKVLRRRLDPCASYVGTAAYMSPERFDPEAYSGDYDPYAADVWSLGVVILELYRGHFPLLPEGQRPDWAALMCAICFGEAPEPPAAASEEFRDFVARCLEKKAGRRASVAELLEHPFVAERDAAGAQHALAALVAEAEQRDQ; encoded by the coding sequence ATGGCTCTCGTCCGCCAGCGCCGCCAGCTGCCGCACCTCACCCTCCCGCTCGACCACTTCGCCCTGCGCCTGCCGCCGCAGCCTCAGCCCACCGCCGCgccgtccacctccacctccacctccgacGCCCGCCTCTCGGACTACGAGAGGCTCTCCGTTCTCGGCCACGGCAACGGCGGCACCGTGTACAAGGCGCGGCACCGGCGGTCCGCGCAGCCGGTCGCTCTCAAGCTCTTCGCGGACGGGGACACTTCCGCGGCGCGCGAGGCCGAGATACTCATGCTCGCCGCGGATGCGCCCCACGTCGTGCGCCTCCACGCGGTGATCCCGTCGGCGTCAGCGGCCGCCGCCGGGGAGGCGCCCGCGGCGCTGGCGCTGGAGCTCATGCCGGGGGGCTCCCTCTCGGGCCTGCTCCGCCGGCTGGGCCGCCCGATGGGGGAGCGGCCCATCGCCGCCGTGGCGCGGCAGGCGCTCCTCGGGCTCGCCGCGCTCCACGCGCTCCGCGTCGTGCACCGCGACCTGAAGCCGTCGAACCTGCTCGTGGGCGCCGGCGGCGAGGTGAAGATCGCCGACTTCGGCGCGGGCAAggtgctgcggcggcggctggaCCCCTGCGCGTCCTACGTCGGCACGGCGGCGTACATGTCCCCCGAGCGGTTCGACCCGGAGGCGTACTCGGGCGACTACGACCCCTACGCCGCCGACGTGTGGAGCCTCGGCGTGGTCATCCTGGAGCTGTACCGGGGCCACTTTCCTCTGCTGCCCGAGGGCCAGCGCCCGGACTGGGCCGCGCTCATGTGCGCCATCTGCTTCGGCGAGGCGCCGGAGCCGCCGGCCGCGGCGTCGGAGGAGTTCCGGGACTTCGTGGCGCGGTGCCTCGAGAAGAAGGCCGGCCGGCGCGCGTCGGTGGCCGAGCTACTGGAGCACCCGTTCGTCGCCGAGCGGGACGCCGCCGGCGCACAGCACGCGCTCGCTGCGCTCGTCGCAGAGGCGGAGCAGCGCGACCAATAA